One Pagrus major chromosome 11, Pma_NU_1.0 genomic region harbors:
- the opa1 gene encoding dynamin-like GTPase OPA1, mitochondrial isoform X3, producing the protein MLRVGSKAACMACRNLVSTNMGVRFRVPLQKLHPLSRAIHHRYSGNSNPQRAPHRTAARYFTSMSRLPMRPPKPPPGSGGRNYQQQRGFWVARLAARLLKLRYILLGSAVGGGYTAKKTYDEWKDMLPDFSEYNWVIPDFVWELSEQIDLDKLAKALPEMEEIAKLLPDLDKIGENFTFLKSLLSSGVSLGSEVKGASGLHLLLETSGDPPLKATDSSAAATQDASDKQYKKSSDKEKIDQLQEDLLRTQLKYQRMLERLEKENKELRKVVLQKDDKGIHQRKVKKSLIDLYSEVLDILSDYDSNYNTQDHLPRVVVVGDQSAGKTSVLEMIAQARIFPRGSGEMMTRSPVKVTLSEGPHHVAMFKDSGREFDLTKEEDLAALRHEIELRMRKSVKEGQTVSSETISLSVKGPGIQRMVLVDLPGVISTVTAGMASDTKETIFSISKAYMQNPNAIILCIQDGSVDAERSIVTDLVSQMDPQGKRTIFVLTKVDLAEKNLASPSRIQQIVEGRLFPMKALGYFAVVTGKGSSGESIDSIKDYEEDFFQNSRLLRDGMLKAHQVTTKNLSLAVSDCFWKMVRESVEQQADVFKASRFNLETEWKNNYPRLRELDRNELYEKAKNEILDEVISLSQVTPQHWESILQKKLWERVSTHVIENIYLPAAQTMDSGTFNTTVDIKLKQWTDKQLPHKALEVAWETLQEEFARFMAEYKGKDQDDIFDKLKEAVKDESIKRHKWNERAKDSLRVIQHNALEDRSITDKPQWDAAIQFMEETLQSRLKDTESVIRDMVGPDWKQRWLNWKNRTPEQHIRNETKNELERLLKLHDDHTAYLANDEVTTVRKNLEGRGVEVDPVLIKDTWHQLYRRHFLQNALSHCNLCKRGFYYYQRHFVDSELECNDVVLFWRIQRMLVITANTLRQQLTNTEVRRLEKNVKEVLDDFGEDMERKSQLITGRRVQLAEDLKKVREIQEKLEAFIEALHKEK; encoded by the exons ATGTTGCGTGTCGGGAGTAAAGCTGCCTG CATGGCCTGCAGGAACCTGGTCTCCACCAACATGGGGGTGAGATTTCGGGTACCGCTGCAGAAGCTACACCCTCTGTCCCGTGCCATCCATCATCGCTACTCGGGCAACTCCAACCCTCAGCGAGCCCCTCATCGCACGGCAGCCCGATATTTCACCTCCATGTCACGGTTGCCCATGCGGCCTCCAAAGCCTCCCCCAGGGTCAGGGGGGCGTAACTATCAGCAGCAGCGCGGCTTCTGGGTGGCTCGCCTCGCTGCTCGGCTGCTAAAGCTCCGCTACATTTTGCTGGGTTCAGCAGTAGGAGGAGGGTACACAGCTAAAAAG ACCTATGATGAGTGGAAGGACATGCTGCCTGATTTTAGTGAATACAACTGGGTCATTCCTGATTTTGTCTGGGAACTGAGTGAACAAATTGATCTTG ATAAACTGGCCAAAGCTCTACCAGAGATGGAGGAAATAGCCAAGCTACTACCTGACCTAGACAAGATAGGAGAGAACTTCACTTTCCTTAAAAGCCTCCTGTCCTCTG GTGTGAGTTTGGGTAGTGAAGTCAAAGGAGCTTCTGGTCTGCATCTGTTGTTAG AAACCTCAGGTGATCCTCCCTTAAAAGCCACAGattcctctgctgcagccacacaAGATGCCAGCGACAAGCAATACAAAAAG TcatcagacaaagaaaagataGACCAGCTTCAAGAAGATCTGCTGCGTACACAG CTAAAATATCAGCGCATGCTTGAGAGACTggagaaggaaaataaagagtTAAGGAAAGTGGTGCTGCAAAAAGATGATAAGGGCATTCACCAAAGAAAAGTGAAG AAATCCCTTATTGACTTGTATTCTGAAGTCCTGGACATCTTGTCTGACTACGATTCAAACTACAACACCCAGGACCACTTACCAAGG gTGGTTGTTGTCGGGGATCAGAGTGCTGGGAAGACCAGTGTGCTGGAGATGATAGCCCAGGCCAGGATCTTCCCCAGAGGCTCAGGAGAGATGATGACCCGCTCTCCTGTCAAA GTAACACTAAGCGAAGGCCCCCACCACGTAGCCATGTTTAAAGACAGCGGTCGAGAGTTTGACCTCACTAAGGAGGAGGAT CTGGCTGCTCTGAGGCACGAGATTGAgctgaggatgaggaagagtgTGAAGGAGGGACAGACAGTCAGCTCTGAG aCAATATCCTTGAGTGTCAAAGGCCCTGGCATCCAGAGGATGGTGCTTGTTGACTTACCAGGTGTCATCAGT ACGGTGACTGCAGGAATGGCATCAGATACTAAAGAAACCATCTTCAGCATCAGTAAGGCCTACATGCAGAACCCCAACGCAATCATCCTCTGCATTCAGG ATGGCAGTGTGGATGCAGAGCGGAGCATTGTAACAGACTTGGTTAGTCAGATGGACCCCCAGGGGAAGAGGACCATCTTTGTCCTGACTAAGGTGGACTTGGCTGAGAAGAACCTGGCCAGCCCGAGCAGA atCCAACAAATAGTGGAAGGCAGGCTGTTTCCCATGAAGGCCCTGGGTTACTTTGCTGTAGTCACAGGAAAAG GGAGCAGCGGTGAAAGCATTGACTCCATCAAAGACTATGAGGAAGACTTCTTCCAGAACTCCAGATTACTGAG GGACGGCATGCTGAAGGCCCACCAGGTGACCACAAAGAACTTGAGTCTGGCCGTCTCCGACTGCTTCTGGAAGATGGTTAGGGAGTCTGTCGAGCAGCAGGCGGATGTCTTCAAAG CATCACGTTTCAACCTGGAGACGGAATGGAAGAACAACTACCCTcgtctgagagagctggacagg aatGAACTctatgaaaaggccaaaaatgaAATCTTGGATGAAGTCATTAGTTTGAGCCAAGTGACCCCACAACACTG GGAGTCCATCTTGCAGAAAAAGCTGTGGGAACGTGTTTCCACCCATGTGATTGAGAACATCTATTTGCCTGCTGCCCAAACAATGGACTCTGGTACCTTTAACACCACTGTAGACATCAAGCTCAAGCAGTGGACCGACAAGCAGCTTCCACACAAAGCACTAGAG GTTGCCTGGGAGACACTGCAGGAAGAGTTTGCCCGCTTCATGGCTGAATACAAAGGCAAAGACCAGGACGACATTTTTGACAAGTTGAAGGAGGCCGTAAAGGACGAGAGCATCAAGAGGCACAAGTGGAATGAGAGGGCCAAGGACAGCCTG agggTGATCCAACACAATGCCCTAGAGGACCGTTCCATCACAGACAAGCCCCAGTGGGACGCAGCCATCCAGTTCATGGAAGAAACCCTGCAGTCACGTCTCAAAGACA CGGAGTCAGTAATCAGAGATATGGTGGGTccagactggaagcagaggtgGCTGAACTGGAAGAATCGCACACCAGAACAG CACATTcgtaatgaaacaaaaaatgagcTGGAGCGCTTGCTGAAGCTACACGATGACCACACAGCCTACTTGGCCAATGACGAGGTCACCACAGTCAGGAAGAATCTGGAGGGACGAGGGGTTGAAGTTGACCCTGTGCTG ATCAAGGACACATGGCACCAGCTCTATCGCCGACACTTCTTGCAGAACGCGCTGTCCCACTGTAACCTCTGCAAGAGAGGTTTCTACTACTACCAGAGACACTTTGTTGACTCTGAA ttggaGTGCAATGATGTGGTACTATTCTGGAGGATCCAGAGGATGCTGGTCATCACAGCCAACACTCTCCGACAGCAGCTCACCAACACTGAGG TGCGCCGGTTGGAGAAAAATGTGAAGGAGGTGCTGGATGACTTCGGGGAGGACATGGAGAGGAAGAGCCAGCTCATCACAGGGCGCCGGGTCCAGCTGGCTGAGGATCTCA
- the opa1 gene encoding dynamin-like GTPase OPA1, mitochondrial isoform X1 codes for MLRVGSKAACMACRNLVSTNMGVRFRVPLQKLHPLSRAIHHRYSGNSNPQRAPHRTAARYFTSMSRLPMRPPKPPPGSGGRNYQQQRGFWVARLAARLLKLRYILLGSAVGGGYTAKKTYDEWKDMLPDFSEYNWVIPDFVWELSEQIDLDKLAKALPEMEEIAKLLPDLDKIGENFTFLKSLLSSGVSLGSEVKGASGLHLLLETSGDPPLKATDSSAAATQDASDKQYKKGLLGELILIQQQIQRHEEEVRRAAAANNARPPPPEPAPSPPPNPSPPQQKRKSSDKEKIDQLQEDLLRTQLKYQRMLERLEKENKELRKVVLQKDDKGIHQRKVKKSLIDLYSEVLDILSDYDSNYNTQDHLPRVVVVGDQSAGKTSVLEMIAQARIFPRGSGEMMTRSPVKVTLSEGPHHVAMFKDSGREFDLTKEEDLAALRHEIELRMRKSVKEGQTVSSETISLSVKGPGIQRMVLVDLPGVISTVTAGMASDTKETIFSISKAYMQNPNAIILCIQDGSVDAERSIVTDLVSQMDPQGKRTIFVLTKVDLAEKNLASPSRIQQIVEGRLFPMKALGYFAVVTGKGSSGESIDSIKDYEEDFFQNSRLLRDGMLKAHQVTTKNLSLAVSDCFWKMVRESVEQQADVFKASRFNLETEWKNNYPRLRELDRNELYEKAKNEILDEVISLSQVTPQHWESILQKKLWERVSTHVIENIYLPAAQTMDSGTFNTTVDIKLKQWTDKQLPHKALEVAWETLQEEFARFMAEYKGKDQDDIFDKLKEAVKDESIKRHKWNERAKDSLRVIQHNALEDRSITDKPQWDAAIQFMEETLQSRLKDTESVIRDMVGPDWKQRWLNWKNRTPEQHIRNETKNELERLLKLHDDHTAYLANDEVTTVRKNLEGRGVEVDPVLIKDTWHQLYRRHFLQNALSHCNLCKRGFYYYQRHFVDSELECNDVVLFWRIQRMLVITANTLRQQLTNTEVRRLEKNVKEVLDDFGEDMERKSQLITGRRVQLAEDLKKVREIQEKLEAFIEALHKEK; via the exons ATGTTGCGTGTCGGGAGTAAAGCTGCCTG CATGGCCTGCAGGAACCTGGTCTCCACCAACATGGGGGTGAGATTTCGGGTACCGCTGCAGAAGCTACACCCTCTGTCCCGTGCCATCCATCATCGCTACTCGGGCAACTCCAACCCTCAGCGAGCCCCTCATCGCACGGCAGCCCGATATTTCACCTCCATGTCACGGTTGCCCATGCGGCCTCCAAAGCCTCCCCCAGGGTCAGGGGGGCGTAACTATCAGCAGCAGCGCGGCTTCTGGGTGGCTCGCCTCGCTGCTCGGCTGCTAAAGCTCCGCTACATTTTGCTGGGTTCAGCAGTAGGAGGAGGGTACACAGCTAAAAAG ACCTATGATGAGTGGAAGGACATGCTGCCTGATTTTAGTGAATACAACTGGGTCATTCCTGATTTTGTCTGGGAACTGAGTGAACAAATTGATCTTG ATAAACTGGCCAAAGCTCTACCAGAGATGGAGGAAATAGCCAAGCTACTACCTGACCTAGACAAGATAGGAGAGAACTTCACTTTCCTTAAAAGCCTCCTGTCCTCTG GTGTGAGTTTGGGTAGTGAAGTCAAAGGAGCTTCTGGTCTGCATCTGTTGTTAG AAACCTCAGGTGATCCTCCCTTAAAAGCCACAGattcctctgctgcagccacacaAGATGCCAGCGACAAGCAATACAAAAAG GGTCTGCTTGGCGAGCTCATTCTTATTCAGCAGCAGATCCAGCGGCACGAGGAGGAGGTCCGGCGGGCCGCTGCAGCGAATAATGCGCGTCCCCCACCGCCAGAGCCTGCTCCCAGTCCGCCTCCGAACCCCAGCCCCCCTCAACAGAAACGCAAG TcatcagacaaagaaaagataGACCAGCTTCAAGAAGATCTGCTGCGTACACAG CTAAAATATCAGCGCATGCTTGAGAGACTggagaaggaaaataaagagtTAAGGAAAGTGGTGCTGCAAAAAGATGATAAGGGCATTCACCAAAGAAAAGTGAAG AAATCCCTTATTGACTTGTATTCTGAAGTCCTGGACATCTTGTCTGACTACGATTCAAACTACAACACCCAGGACCACTTACCAAGG gTGGTTGTTGTCGGGGATCAGAGTGCTGGGAAGACCAGTGTGCTGGAGATGATAGCCCAGGCCAGGATCTTCCCCAGAGGCTCAGGAGAGATGATGACCCGCTCTCCTGTCAAA GTAACACTAAGCGAAGGCCCCCACCACGTAGCCATGTTTAAAGACAGCGGTCGAGAGTTTGACCTCACTAAGGAGGAGGAT CTGGCTGCTCTGAGGCACGAGATTGAgctgaggatgaggaagagtgTGAAGGAGGGACAGACAGTCAGCTCTGAG aCAATATCCTTGAGTGTCAAAGGCCCTGGCATCCAGAGGATGGTGCTTGTTGACTTACCAGGTGTCATCAGT ACGGTGACTGCAGGAATGGCATCAGATACTAAAGAAACCATCTTCAGCATCAGTAAGGCCTACATGCAGAACCCCAACGCAATCATCCTCTGCATTCAGG ATGGCAGTGTGGATGCAGAGCGGAGCATTGTAACAGACTTGGTTAGTCAGATGGACCCCCAGGGGAAGAGGACCATCTTTGTCCTGACTAAGGTGGACTTGGCTGAGAAGAACCTGGCCAGCCCGAGCAGA atCCAACAAATAGTGGAAGGCAGGCTGTTTCCCATGAAGGCCCTGGGTTACTTTGCTGTAGTCACAGGAAAAG GGAGCAGCGGTGAAAGCATTGACTCCATCAAAGACTATGAGGAAGACTTCTTCCAGAACTCCAGATTACTGAG GGACGGCATGCTGAAGGCCCACCAGGTGACCACAAAGAACTTGAGTCTGGCCGTCTCCGACTGCTTCTGGAAGATGGTTAGGGAGTCTGTCGAGCAGCAGGCGGATGTCTTCAAAG CATCACGTTTCAACCTGGAGACGGAATGGAAGAACAACTACCCTcgtctgagagagctggacagg aatGAACTctatgaaaaggccaaaaatgaAATCTTGGATGAAGTCATTAGTTTGAGCCAAGTGACCCCACAACACTG GGAGTCCATCTTGCAGAAAAAGCTGTGGGAACGTGTTTCCACCCATGTGATTGAGAACATCTATTTGCCTGCTGCCCAAACAATGGACTCTGGTACCTTTAACACCACTGTAGACATCAAGCTCAAGCAGTGGACCGACAAGCAGCTTCCACACAAAGCACTAGAG GTTGCCTGGGAGACACTGCAGGAAGAGTTTGCCCGCTTCATGGCTGAATACAAAGGCAAAGACCAGGACGACATTTTTGACAAGTTGAAGGAGGCCGTAAAGGACGAGAGCATCAAGAGGCACAAGTGGAATGAGAGGGCCAAGGACAGCCTG agggTGATCCAACACAATGCCCTAGAGGACCGTTCCATCACAGACAAGCCCCAGTGGGACGCAGCCATCCAGTTCATGGAAGAAACCCTGCAGTCACGTCTCAAAGACA CGGAGTCAGTAATCAGAGATATGGTGGGTccagactggaagcagaggtgGCTGAACTGGAAGAATCGCACACCAGAACAG CACATTcgtaatgaaacaaaaaatgagcTGGAGCGCTTGCTGAAGCTACACGATGACCACACAGCCTACTTGGCCAATGACGAGGTCACCACAGTCAGGAAGAATCTGGAGGGACGAGGGGTTGAAGTTGACCCTGTGCTG ATCAAGGACACATGGCACCAGCTCTATCGCCGACACTTCTTGCAGAACGCGCTGTCCCACTGTAACCTCTGCAAGAGAGGTTTCTACTACTACCAGAGACACTTTGTTGACTCTGAA ttggaGTGCAATGATGTGGTACTATTCTGGAGGATCCAGAGGATGCTGGTCATCACAGCCAACACTCTCCGACAGCAGCTCACCAACACTGAGG TGCGCCGGTTGGAGAAAAATGTGAAGGAGGTGCTGGATGACTTCGGGGAGGACATGGAGAGGAAGAGCCAGCTCATCACAGGGCGCCGGGTCCAGCTGGCTGAGGATCTCA
- the opa1 gene encoding dynamin-like GTPase OPA1, mitochondrial isoform X2 has product MLRVGSKAACMACRNLVSTNMGVRFRVPLQKLHPLSRAIHHRYSGNSNPQRAPHRTAARYFTSMSRLPMRPPKPPPGSGGRNYQQQRGFWVARLAARLLKLRYILLGSAVGGGYTAKKTYDEWKDMLPDFSEYNWVIPDFVWELSEQIDLDKLAKALPEMEEIAKLLPDLDKIGENFTFLKSLLSSETSGDPPLKATDSSAAATQDASDKQYKKGLLGELILIQQQIQRHEEEVRRAAAANNARPPPPEPAPSPPPNPSPPQQKRKSSDKEKIDQLQEDLLRTQLKYQRMLERLEKENKELRKVVLQKDDKGIHQRKVKKSLIDLYSEVLDILSDYDSNYNTQDHLPRVVVVGDQSAGKTSVLEMIAQARIFPRGSGEMMTRSPVKVTLSEGPHHVAMFKDSGREFDLTKEEDLAALRHEIELRMRKSVKEGQTVSSETISLSVKGPGIQRMVLVDLPGVISTVTAGMASDTKETIFSISKAYMQNPNAIILCIQDGSVDAERSIVTDLVSQMDPQGKRTIFVLTKVDLAEKNLASPSRIQQIVEGRLFPMKALGYFAVVTGKGSSGESIDSIKDYEEDFFQNSRLLRDGMLKAHQVTTKNLSLAVSDCFWKMVRESVEQQADVFKASRFNLETEWKNNYPRLRELDRNELYEKAKNEILDEVISLSQVTPQHWESILQKKLWERVSTHVIENIYLPAAQTMDSGTFNTTVDIKLKQWTDKQLPHKALEVAWETLQEEFARFMAEYKGKDQDDIFDKLKEAVKDESIKRHKWNERAKDSLRVIQHNALEDRSITDKPQWDAAIQFMEETLQSRLKDTESVIRDMVGPDWKQRWLNWKNRTPEQHIRNETKNELERLLKLHDDHTAYLANDEVTTVRKNLEGRGVEVDPVLIKDTWHQLYRRHFLQNALSHCNLCKRGFYYYQRHFVDSELECNDVVLFWRIQRMLVITANTLRQQLTNTEVRRLEKNVKEVLDDFGEDMERKSQLITGRRVQLAEDLKKVREIQEKLEAFIEALHKEK; this is encoded by the exons ATGTTGCGTGTCGGGAGTAAAGCTGCCTG CATGGCCTGCAGGAACCTGGTCTCCACCAACATGGGGGTGAGATTTCGGGTACCGCTGCAGAAGCTACACCCTCTGTCCCGTGCCATCCATCATCGCTACTCGGGCAACTCCAACCCTCAGCGAGCCCCTCATCGCACGGCAGCCCGATATTTCACCTCCATGTCACGGTTGCCCATGCGGCCTCCAAAGCCTCCCCCAGGGTCAGGGGGGCGTAACTATCAGCAGCAGCGCGGCTTCTGGGTGGCTCGCCTCGCTGCTCGGCTGCTAAAGCTCCGCTACATTTTGCTGGGTTCAGCAGTAGGAGGAGGGTACACAGCTAAAAAG ACCTATGATGAGTGGAAGGACATGCTGCCTGATTTTAGTGAATACAACTGGGTCATTCCTGATTTTGTCTGGGAACTGAGTGAACAAATTGATCTTG ATAAACTGGCCAAAGCTCTACCAGAGATGGAGGAAATAGCCAAGCTACTACCTGACCTAGACAAGATAGGAGAGAACTTCACTTTCCTTAAAAGCCTCCTGTCCTCTG AAACCTCAGGTGATCCTCCCTTAAAAGCCACAGattcctctgctgcagccacacaAGATGCCAGCGACAAGCAATACAAAAAG GGTCTGCTTGGCGAGCTCATTCTTATTCAGCAGCAGATCCAGCGGCACGAGGAGGAGGTCCGGCGGGCCGCTGCAGCGAATAATGCGCGTCCCCCACCGCCAGAGCCTGCTCCCAGTCCGCCTCCGAACCCCAGCCCCCCTCAACAGAAACGCAAG TcatcagacaaagaaaagataGACCAGCTTCAAGAAGATCTGCTGCGTACACAG CTAAAATATCAGCGCATGCTTGAGAGACTggagaaggaaaataaagagtTAAGGAAAGTGGTGCTGCAAAAAGATGATAAGGGCATTCACCAAAGAAAAGTGAAG AAATCCCTTATTGACTTGTATTCTGAAGTCCTGGACATCTTGTCTGACTACGATTCAAACTACAACACCCAGGACCACTTACCAAGG gTGGTTGTTGTCGGGGATCAGAGTGCTGGGAAGACCAGTGTGCTGGAGATGATAGCCCAGGCCAGGATCTTCCCCAGAGGCTCAGGAGAGATGATGACCCGCTCTCCTGTCAAA GTAACACTAAGCGAAGGCCCCCACCACGTAGCCATGTTTAAAGACAGCGGTCGAGAGTTTGACCTCACTAAGGAGGAGGAT CTGGCTGCTCTGAGGCACGAGATTGAgctgaggatgaggaagagtgTGAAGGAGGGACAGACAGTCAGCTCTGAG aCAATATCCTTGAGTGTCAAAGGCCCTGGCATCCAGAGGATGGTGCTTGTTGACTTACCAGGTGTCATCAGT ACGGTGACTGCAGGAATGGCATCAGATACTAAAGAAACCATCTTCAGCATCAGTAAGGCCTACATGCAGAACCCCAACGCAATCATCCTCTGCATTCAGG ATGGCAGTGTGGATGCAGAGCGGAGCATTGTAACAGACTTGGTTAGTCAGATGGACCCCCAGGGGAAGAGGACCATCTTTGTCCTGACTAAGGTGGACTTGGCTGAGAAGAACCTGGCCAGCCCGAGCAGA atCCAACAAATAGTGGAAGGCAGGCTGTTTCCCATGAAGGCCCTGGGTTACTTTGCTGTAGTCACAGGAAAAG GGAGCAGCGGTGAAAGCATTGACTCCATCAAAGACTATGAGGAAGACTTCTTCCAGAACTCCAGATTACTGAG GGACGGCATGCTGAAGGCCCACCAGGTGACCACAAAGAACTTGAGTCTGGCCGTCTCCGACTGCTTCTGGAAGATGGTTAGGGAGTCTGTCGAGCAGCAGGCGGATGTCTTCAAAG CATCACGTTTCAACCTGGAGACGGAATGGAAGAACAACTACCCTcgtctgagagagctggacagg aatGAACTctatgaaaaggccaaaaatgaAATCTTGGATGAAGTCATTAGTTTGAGCCAAGTGACCCCACAACACTG GGAGTCCATCTTGCAGAAAAAGCTGTGGGAACGTGTTTCCACCCATGTGATTGAGAACATCTATTTGCCTGCTGCCCAAACAATGGACTCTGGTACCTTTAACACCACTGTAGACATCAAGCTCAAGCAGTGGACCGACAAGCAGCTTCCACACAAAGCACTAGAG GTTGCCTGGGAGACACTGCAGGAAGAGTTTGCCCGCTTCATGGCTGAATACAAAGGCAAAGACCAGGACGACATTTTTGACAAGTTGAAGGAGGCCGTAAAGGACGAGAGCATCAAGAGGCACAAGTGGAATGAGAGGGCCAAGGACAGCCTG agggTGATCCAACACAATGCCCTAGAGGACCGTTCCATCACAGACAAGCCCCAGTGGGACGCAGCCATCCAGTTCATGGAAGAAACCCTGCAGTCACGTCTCAAAGACA CGGAGTCAGTAATCAGAGATATGGTGGGTccagactggaagcagaggtgGCTGAACTGGAAGAATCGCACACCAGAACAG CACATTcgtaatgaaacaaaaaatgagcTGGAGCGCTTGCTGAAGCTACACGATGACCACACAGCCTACTTGGCCAATGACGAGGTCACCACAGTCAGGAAGAATCTGGAGGGACGAGGGGTTGAAGTTGACCCTGTGCTG ATCAAGGACACATGGCACCAGCTCTATCGCCGACACTTCTTGCAGAACGCGCTGTCCCACTGTAACCTCTGCAAGAGAGGTTTCTACTACTACCAGAGACACTTTGTTGACTCTGAA ttggaGTGCAATGATGTGGTACTATTCTGGAGGATCCAGAGGATGCTGGTCATCACAGCCAACACTCTCCGACAGCAGCTCACCAACACTGAGG TGCGCCGGTTGGAGAAAAATGTGAAGGAGGTGCTGGATGACTTCGGGGAGGACATGGAGAGGAAGAGCCAGCTCATCACAGGGCGCCGGGTCCAGCTGGCTGAGGATCTCA